A genomic window from Fusobacterium perfoetens includes:
- a CDS encoding P1 family peptidase, whose product MKEIKITDIEGIKIGNSENKITGTGCTVIICEKGGVAGVDVRGGGPASHETELLNPINTVDRVHGICLSGGSAFGLEATAGVMKYLEEKEIGFKVGDITVPIVCGASLFDLAVGDSKIRPDKEMGYLASQNSEKNIVCEGNFGAGTGASVGKYRGMERAMKSGLGTYAVQVGDLKVGAIVAVNAVGDVIDIENNKPLAGILNEEKTKILSTREEIWEDFEKIGGKFTGNTTIACLVTNGNFTKAQATKIAGMTHNGFARAICPVHTSLDGDTIFVLVTGEVETNVDTVGTLGAYVMAKAINRAVRETEGAYGLISLKDLEK is encoded by the coding sequence ATGAAAGAGATAAAAATAACTGATATAGAAGGAATAAAAATAGGAAATTCTGAAAATAAAATAACTGGGACAGGTTGTACTGTTATAATTTGTGAAAAAGGTGGAGTAGCTGGAGTAGATGTAAGAGGAGGAGGTCCAGCATCTCATGAGACAGAACTTTTAAATCCAATAAATACAGTTGATAGAGTTCATGGAATATGTTTATCTGGAGGAAGTGCTTTTGGGCTTGAAGCAACAGCTGGGGTAATGAAATATCTTGAAGAAAAAGAAATAGGATTTAAAGTAGGAGACATAACTGTACCAATAGTTTGTGGAGCATCACTTTTTGATTTAGCTGTGGGAGATTCAAAAATCCGTCCTGATAAAGAGATGGGATACTTGGCATCACAAAATAGTGAAAAAAATATTGTATGTGAGGGAAATTTTGGAGCAGGAACAGGAGCATCTGTTGGAAAATACAGAGGAATGGAAAGAGCTATGAAATCAGGTTTGGGAACATATGCAGTCCAAGTTGGAGATTTAAAAGTTGGAGCAATAGTGGCTGTCAATGCTGTTGGAGATGTAATAGATATAGAAAATAATAAACCTCTTGCAGGAATTTTAAATGAGGAAAAAACTAAAATATTAAGTACAAGAGAGGAAATTTGGGAAGATTTTGAAAAAATTGGTGGAAAATTTACAGGAAATACAACAATAGCTTGCCTTGTAACAAATGGAAATTTTACAAAAGCTCAAGCTACTAAGATAGCAGGAATGACACATAATGGATTTGCAAGAGCAATATGTCCAGTTCATACATCTTTAGATGGAGATACAATTTTTGTATTGGTAACAGGAGAAGTTGAAACTAATGTAGATACTGTTGGAACTTTAGGAGCCTATGTAATGGCAAAAGCTATCAATAGAGCAGTGAGAGAAACAGAGGGAGCTTATGGGCTTATTTCTTTAAAAGATTTAGAAAAATAA
- a CDS encoding AEC family transporter, whose translation MGFQKVMTLQGMLFLLIMMGVFAKRKKILPDNANGVLTDFLINIILPCNIINSFRAELQIDVLINFIKIFLLAFGIQFFAIGLNFFLYKNQPVERQKVLRYATVISNAGFMGMAVVEGVFGMEGAMYASISLISQRALLWSAGLAYFTKADTKKELLKKILTHPCLVSVYIGLIIMIFQIPLPEFLGRTIRSVGNTTTPVSMILIGLILGEIKELKNFLTKTVMFYTTMRLLILPLIVFLVGSFFGFDKILIGVQVLITGMPAASTTAILAGKYNGDVEFATKCILVSSALSMVSIPIWCLFLKI comes from the coding sequence ATGGGATTTCAAAAAGTTATGACTTTGCAAGGAATGTTGTTTTTACTTATAATGATGGGAGTTTTTGCAAAAAGAAAAAAGATACTGCCAGATAATGCCAACGGAGTTTTGACAGATTTTTTAATAAATATAATTTTGCCGTGCAATATTATAAACTCTTTTAGAGCAGAACTTCAGATAGATGTATTGATAAATTTTATAAAAATATTTTTATTGGCTTTTGGGATACAATTTTTTGCAATAGGTCTAAATTTTTTCTTATATAAAAATCAACCTGTGGAAAGGCAAAAAGTTTTAAGATATGCAACTGTAATCTCTAATGCTGGTTTTATGGGAATGGCAGTTGTAGAGGGAGTTTTTGGAATGGAAGGGGCAATGTATGCCTCAATCTCTTTAATTTCTCAAAGAGCTTTGCTGTGGTCAGCGGGACTTGCTTATTTTACAAAGGCTGATACTAAAAAAGAGTTGTTAAAAAAAATTCTCACTCACCCTTGTTTAGTAAGTGTTTATATAGGGCTTATTATTATGATTTTCCAAATCCCTCTTCCAGAATTTTTAGGAAGAACAATAAGAAGTGTGGGAAATACTACAACTCCTGTTTCAATGATTTTAATAGGATTAATTCTTGGAGAGATAAAAGAGCTTAAAAATTTCCTAACAAAAACAGTTATGTTTTATACTACAATGAGACTTTTAATTCTTCCATTGATAGTATTTTTAGTGGGAAGTTTCTTTGGATTTGATAAAATTTTAATTGGGGTGCAAGTTTTAATAACAGGAATGCCAGCAGCAAGTACAACAGCTATACTTGCTGGAAAATATAATGGAGATGTTGAGTTTGCCACAAAATGTATCTTAGTTAGCTCGGCACTTTCTATGGTTTCTATACCGATTTGGTGTTTATTCTTAAAAATTTAG
- a CDS encoding Na+/H+ antiporter NhaC family protein, which yields MKKSIFLMLVLVVIIYVANTKFLLGAGVLGVYAISFLIALSRKKTFGELLETSIKYSQKSKIVIFVFVFVGALTSSWIASGTIPGIIYYGIKFINPKIFILFSFLISSLVAFFLGSSFGSASTIGVSLMAIARSGNIDLDIVGASIICGIYFGDRWSPLSSSANLVASLTEVDIYSNLKNMIKSMIVPYLLTAVFYFFLSKNYILNTSESNLTNLILENYNLDIRFIFIPVISIIIFSIFRINIKISMGVSIFIASVVAIFVQQEKFIDIINYLIKGFYKFDGTALEKIIKGGGVASMLNATSLVFISCALVGIFEELNILNFIKQKIIDVKTRAELFRNTVIVSIVAGMVGANQTIAVVMTEQIIENIYDEKKIKRIDLAKDIENSAIVLPSITPWNIACYIPCTMFGITGVKFIPYATYIWLIPLCTYIYYRFFLKEKNI from the coding sequence ATGAAGAAATCAATATTTTTAATGTTAGTTTTAGTTGTAATAATCTATGTGGCAAATACAAAATTTTTATTGGGAGCTGGAGTTTTAGGAGTTTATGCTATCTCTTTTTTGATTGCTTTATCTCGGAAAAAAACTTTTGGAGAGCTTTTAGAAACTTCAATAAAATATAGTCAAAAATCTAAAATAGTTATATTTGTATTTGTTTTTGTGGGAGCTTTGACTTCAAGTTGGATAGCCTCTGGGACAATTCCCGGGATAATATATTATGGAATAAAATTTATAAATCCAAAAATATTTATTTTGTTTTCTTTTTTAATAAGTAGTCTTGTGGCATTTTTCTTAGGAAGTTCATTTGGCTCTGCTAGTACAATCGGAGTATCATTGATGGCAATAGCAAGAAGTGGAAATATTGATTTGGATATTGTAGGAGCAAGTATAATCTGTGGAATATATTTTGGTGATAGATGGTCCCCTCTTTCTTCAAGTGCTAATTTAGTGGCAAGTCTTACAGAAGTTGATATTTATTCAAATCTAAAAAATATGATAAAGTCAATGATAGTTCCATATCTTTTGACAGCTGTATTTTATTTTTTCTTGTCAAAAAATTATATTTTAAATACAAGTGAAAGTAATCTTACAAATCTTATTTTAGAAAATTATAATTTAGATATAAGATTTATATTTATACCTGTTATCTCTATAATTATTTTTTCAATTTTTAGGATAAATATAAAAATATCTATGGGAGTTAGTATTTTTATTGCATCAGTGGTCGCTATATTTGTTCAACAGGAAAAATTTATAGATATTATTAATTATTTGATTAAAGGATTTTATAAATTCGATGGAACTGCTCTTGAAAAAATTATAAAAGGTGGTGGAGTAGCCTCAATGCTTAATGCCACATCATTGGTTTTTATCTCCTGTGCTTTAGTTGGGATTTTTGAAGAATTAAATATTTTAAATTTCATAAAACAAAAAATAATAGATGTAAAAACAAGAGCAGAACTTTTTAGAAATACAGTAATCGTAAGTATTGTGGCTGGAATGGTAGGAGCAAATCAAACAATCGCTGTTGTAATGACAGAACAGATTATAGAAAATATCTATGATGAGAAAAAAATAAAAAGAATAGATTTGGCAAAGGATATAGAAAATAGTGCTATAGTTTTACCGAGTATCACCCCTTGGAATATAGCTTGTTATATTCCTTGTACAATGTTTGGAATAACAGGTGTAAAATTTATTCCTTATGCTACATATATTTGGCTTATTCCACTTTGTACATACATATATTATAGATTTTTCTTAAAAGAAAAAAATATTTAA
- a CDS encoding sodium:solute symporter, which translates to MNWHWVNWAVIVLYFFGMFMVGVYFSKRTTSTEDYFKAGGRVPSWVTACSIYATALSSISFIAIPASVFSKGWLLGMAPLGIIPIVWVAAVIFVPFFRRVNVTTAYEYLGKRFDNKFRLIGSLAFILFHVVRMAIVLYLPTLALQQALPSLNPVILTVGVAVFCVAYTSMGGIEAVLWSDAIQTIVLLFGAMLIIIVGFTSAPEGIGQGFQALHDGGLVLNSDFLSLDFAKISLWTMLIGGFVNSIYSYVGSQDIVQRYNTTKNETEAKKSLFMNIPLLLTSIFIFVGMGSALYIFFKYNSKLPEGINGNAILPYFVIKYIPTGVSGLVLAAIFAAAQSTVSSSLNSVSTCMTADVLEHLRPDMTDAQKLTFAKGVSWVVGITSTILAVHFLYAGQGDMFLYFQAITGLLGGPIAGVFLVGIFFDKVNTKAVWVGFIASILIALYLTNPMGMAAAVIPNYVRPQVFEFMISVLIIGGSVVFSLLASLVTGKEDPAKVKGLTYSTVKDMEAR; encoded by the coding sequence ATGAATTGGCATTGGGTCAACTGGGCTGTTATTGTACTTTATTTCTTTGGAATGTTTATGGTTGGAGTTTATTTCTCAAAAAGAACTACTTCAACAGAAGATTATTTTAAAGCTGGTGGAAGAGTTCCATCTTGGGTAACAGCTTGTAGTATATATGCAACAGCACTTTCTTCAATTTCTTTTATAGCTATACCAGCATCTGTATTTAGTAAAGGTTGGTTACTTGGAATGGCACCTTTAGGAATTATTCCTATCGTTTGGGTAGCTGCTGTTATATTTGTTCCTTTCTTCAGAAGAGTTAATGTAACTACTGCTTATGAGTATTTAGGAAAAAGATTTGATAACAAATTTAGATTAATAGGAAGTTTAGCATTTATTTTATTCCACGTTGTTAGAATGGCGATAGTATTATATCTTCCAACTCTTGCTTTACAACAAGCTTTACCATCACTTAATCCTGTTATCTTAACAGTTGGAGTAGCAGTATTCTGTGTTGCTTATACATCAATGGGTGGAATTGAAGCTGTTTTATGGTCTGACGCAATTCAAACTATAGTTTTATTATTTGGAGCTATGTTAATTATAATAGTTGGATTTACTTCTGCACCAGAAGGAATTGGACAAGGATTCCAAGCTTTACATGATGGAGGATTAGTATTAAACTCTGACTTCTTATCACTTGATTTTGCAAAAATCAGTTTATGGACAATGTTAATAGGAGGATTTGTAAACTCAATCTACTCTTATGTAGGAAGCCAAGATATCGTTCAAAGATACAATACAACTAAAAATGAAACTGAAGCTAAGAAAAGTTTATTTATGAATATTCCACTATTATTAACAAGTATATTTATCTTTGTTGGAATGGGTTCAGCTCTATATATTTTCTTCAAATATAATTCAAAATTACCTGAAGGAATCAACGGAAACGCAATATTACCATATTTCGTAATTAAATATATACCAACTGGGGTTTCTGGATTAGTTCTTGCTGCTATATTTGCTGCTGCACAATCAACAGTTTCTTCATCTTTAAACTCTGTATCAACTTGTATGACAGCAGACGTTTTAGAACATTTAAGACCAGATATGACAGACGCTCAAAAATTAACTTTTGCTAAAGGTGTAAGCTGGGTAGTTGGAATCACAAGTACAATACTTGCAGTACATTTCTTATACGCAGGTCAGGGAGATATGTTCTTATACTTCCAAGCTATAACAGGACTTTTAGGAGGACCAATAGCAGGAGTATTCTTAGTAGGAATCTTCTTTGATAAAGTTAATACAAAAGCTGTTTGGGTTGGATTTATAGCATCTATATTAATCGCTCTTTATTTAACTAACCCAATGGGAATGGCCGCTGCAGTAATTCCTAATTATGTAAGACCTCAAGTATTTGAGTTTATGATATCTGTTTTAATAATCGGAGGAAGCGTAGTATTCTCTCTACTAGCATCTTTAGTAACTGGAAAAGAAGATCCAGCTAAAGTAAAAGGTCTAACTTACTCAACAGTAAAAGATATGGAAGCTAGATAA
- a CDS encoding MATE family efflux transporter: protein MDDKQKLNEKLRKEPIGRLIVKLSTPAIIAQIVNVLYNIIDRIFLGHLENIGTLALTGIGVTFPLIVGISSFSAFSGYAGAPLSSIELGRKDFKKAEKILGNSVFLTLFFSFTIPVIIYIFREKLLLNFGASETIMPYSLDYLNIYLFGTVFVLLALGLNPFISGQGFAKEAMLSILIGAILNIILDYVFIFKFFMGIKGAAIATVISQAISACWIVYFLTSNKSFLKIRLKNLIPDKKIIKSILFLGTSSFTMQITESMLGVTLNKNLQIYGGDLYVGAMAISQSIMQLISIPIRGFTYGSQPIISYNYGAKNKPRVLKATKIIVGYSTSILFLVTLFIMKFPILVSSIFTQDMALLNLLDKTLPIFIGGMLIFGVQSSGQPVFLGIGLAKTSIFLALFRKILLLIPLAIILPKYIGVMGVFYAELISDVLSACATIFIFLFVFRKILDKNIKN, encoded by the coding sequence ATGGACGATAAACAAAAATTAAATGAAAAATTAAGAAAAGAACCAATAGGAAGACTCATTGTTAAACTTTCTACACCAGCTATTATAGCTCAAATCGTAAATGTACTTTATAATATTATAGATAGAATTTTTCTTGGACATTTAGAAAATATTGGAACTTTAGCACTTACTGGAATTGGAGTTACTTTTCCATTGATTGTGGGAATTTCATCTTTTAGTGCTTTTTCTGGTTATGCAGGAGCTCCTTTATCATCTATTGAGCTTGGAAGAAAAGATTTTAAAAAGGCTGAAAAAATACTTGGTAATAGTGTTTTTCTAACTCTTTTTTTCTCATTCACTATTCCTGTTATAATATATATTTTTCGAGAAAAACTTTTATTAAACTTTGGAGCAAGTGAAACTATTATGCCTTACTCTTTAGATTATCTTAATATTTATCTTTTTGGTACAGTGTTTGTTCTTTTAGCTCTTGGACTTAATCCTTTTATTTCTGGACAAGGTTTTGCAAAAGAGGCAATGCTTTCTATTTTGATTGGAGCTATTTTAAATATTATTCTTGATTATGTTTTTATTTTCAAATTTTTTATGGGAATTAAGGGAGCTGCTATTGCTACAGTTATTTCTCAAGCTATAAGTGCTTGTTGGATAGTTTATTTTTTAACCTCAAACAAATCTTTTTTGAAAATAAGATTAAAAAATTTAATTCCTGATAAAAAAATAATAAAAAGTATTCTATTTCTTGGAACTTCATCTTTCACTATGCAAATAACAGAAAGTATGCTCGGAGTTACTCTAAATAAAAATTTACAAATTTATGGAGGAGATCTGTATGTTGGAGCTATGGCAATCAGCCAAAGTATCATGCAACTTATCTCTATTCCAATAAGAGGATTTACATATGGCTCTCAACCAATTATCAGTTACAACTATGGAGCAAAAAATAAACCTAGAGTTTTAAAAGCTACAAAAATAATTGTTGGATACTCTACATCTATTTTATTTTTAGTTACTCTATTTATTATGAAGTTCCCAATTTTAGTTTCATCTATATTTACACAGGATATGGCTTTACTTAATCTTTTAGATAAAACGCTTCCTATATTTATTGGAGGAATGTTAATCTTTGGAGTTCAATCAAGTGGACAACCTGTATTTTTAGGAATTGGACTTGCAAAAACTTCTATTTTTCTTGCTCTATTTAGAAAAATATTACTTCTTATCCCTCTTGCAATAATCTTACCAAAATATATTGGGGTAATGGGAGTATTTTATGCAGAGCTTATCTCTGATGTTCTCTCTGCTTGTGCAACTATATTTATTTTCTTATTTGTTTTCAGAAAAATTTTAGATAAAAATATAAAAAATTAG